The following coding sequences are from one Haliotis asinina isolate JCU_RB_2024 chromosome 3, JCU_Hal_asi_v2, whole genome shotgun sequence window:
- the LOC137277569 gene encoding IgGFc-binding protein-like encodes MDSSHGATISLATMCPLALVGFALLGAVAVDADGGFSKGREFMAAFMFNYGVGESNTTANYVFISPEGDGTVVLNMLAVENAPPWKATHNLTAGTTLRVDIPDQSELSNTTMLDQRGITITSDVDISVYAMNDNVNASAADAAEILPVSALSTDYTILTPNRNPVILVVGVTPNTDVKVTLASTCSVKYQGKTYKGGSTFTETLGKSDVFQIMSTFSTRSACDFTGTAINASQPVAVYSGSSCYYTNAGCDHFMEQIIPNELLGTRFIVPDLLDNSNYKVKVMAPLDSTHIFLYEHHKDSTIHSYQIDIDKGEFRDYTIPDGTTMEIFSNNGIHVTQYDGSLTPFSLTIPAVKSYGWNYTFSTMDNPTSRFFLSYINVVAKTDSVPFLTLDGSTIDPLKWHRLRDLGYSVATISIPAGNHNMEADDNFMVQVYGYDGVSSYAFQGGYYFTKLPPHYTPPTQLPGHHTPSTTIAACVDSPGVDCKELDGSIGICKNPDGAKHYCPKYCKLCSDCTSPGSCIVG; translated from the exons ATGGACAGCTCGCACGGTGCCACCATTTCACTAGCGACCATGTGTCCTCTAGCACTGGTAGGTTTTGCTCTGCTCGGGGCAGTAGCTGTTGATGCAG ATGGAGGTTTCTCCAAAGGAAGAGAGTTCATGGCCGCCTTCATGTTCAACTACGGCGTTGGGGAGAGCAACACCACGGCCAACTATGTGTTCATATCCCCCGAGGGGGACGGCACGGTGGTGTTGAACATGTTAGCTGTGGAGAATGCCCCACCCTGGAAGGCCACCCACAATCTGACGGCTGGAACCACCCTCCGAGTTGACATTCCAGACCAGTCCGAACTGTCCAACACCACGATGTTGGATCAGCGCGGAATCACCATTACTTCTGATGTGGACATTTCTGTGTACGCCATGAACGACAACGTCAACGCCTCCGCGGCCGACGCCGCGGAAATCCTGCCTGTGTCAGCACTGTCAACTGACTACACCATTCTGACACCGAATAGAAATCCAGTCATCCTCGTTGTAGGGGTTACACCCAATACTGATGTGAAAGTGACACTAGCGTCTACTTGCAGTGTCAAATACCAGGGAAAGACATATAAAGGTGGCAGCACGTTCACAGAAACGCTTGGGAAGTCCGACGTCTTCCAGATTATGTCTACTTTCTCCACGAGGTCTGCATGTGATTTTACTGGCACCGCTATAAATGCTAGCCAGCCGGTGGCAGTGTATTCTGGGTCTTCATGCTACTACACTAACGCGGGGTGTGATCACTTCATGGAGCAG ATTATACCAAACGAGTTGCTCGGGACTCGTTTCATCGTCCCCGACCTATTGGACAACAGTAACTACAAAGTGAAAGTAATGGCGCCCTTGGACTCCACCCACATCTTCTTGTACGAGCACCACAAAGACTCCACCATCCACAGCTACCAGATTGACATCGACAAGGGCGAATTCAGGGACTACACGATTCCAGATGGTACAACTATGGAGATATTCAGCAACAACGGCATCCATGTTACTCAGTACGATGGCAGTTTAACACCCTTCAGCCTCACGATCCCGGCTGTGAAGAGCTACGGCTGGAACTACACCTTCTCTACCATGGACAACCCGACATCTAGATTCTTCCTCAGCTACATAAATGTCGTGGCAAAAACCGATTCCGTGCCTTTTCTAACCTTAGACGGGTCTACTATAGATCCTTTAAAATGGCATCGACTGAGGGATCTTGGGTATTCTGTGGCCACTATTTCCATCCCCGCTGGCAACCACAACATGGAAGCAGACGACAACTTCATGGTGCAGGTGTACGGCTATGACGGGGTGTCTTCCTATGCCTTTCAGGGAGGCTACTACTTCACTAAACTACCTCCTC ATTACACACCGCCTACTCAGCTCCCAGGCCATCATACACCAAGCACTACCATCGCAGCGTGTGTCGACAGCCCTGGCGTCGACTGCAAAGAACTCGACGGATCCATAGGCATCTGCAAGAACCCGGATGGTGCTAAACACTATTGTCCGAAATACTGTAAACTCTGTTCAGACTGCACATCACCTGGCAGCTGTATTGTTGGCTAG
- the LOC137279267 gene encoding tRNA-splicing endonuclease subunit Sen2-like, with product MAKFVPPRRKKRVFCSKESPFPVPIESITHESVGPEQWFYYTAYLTGNTVTVRHSGDINFLFKMGFFGKGNLSRSQPEFNHRYRTARVPNPADVDSIIQPRVLSHRVFKQHMKWAGTNVADEPSDFSSEDDIGMMDGLDDQVTADTKPTQGEEDLHMSNTRNRDVSYDSQSVSITKGTEVKDLEEEKQAEGWIDKKEDRTEASWDTTEDAEFWGNSESESVTEKVGDAWSTEGADVEFWGEGGSEDVRQKDGDAWTTEGADAEFWGEGGSGDVKQKDGDGWTTEGADAEFWGEGGSGDVKQKEGDGEQPEVMEVRENPNEDRLMTVEPSKSESGNNKATVINAQTEGSHDCHNETCDMNSVSDNGTSDRANVNNKQISNAETVQTEANIPEGESLRPGETSHRDLIHEDSMQQGSVENGQCNDLDPVEYDPLCHSDDLDGDVFVMADSDDNQTRHRKTRKKKWRPVLKKDPYPVVEHLLLSFEETFFLSYGLGCLVVTDEKQRNLSLSSLWQRFCSSRADFRAKYIAYHYYRSKGWVPKTGLKFGCDFIVYKEGPPFYHGSYSVLVRLVDEETLTEHPDYAHRPLSWISLAGLNRITEHVAKELLICYVIKPRGVNEESLMSPACIPQFKVQEILVTRWVSSQERQEKEVEEFP from the exons ATGGCCAAGTTCGTTCCTCCCCGACGGAAGAAGAGAGTATTCTGCAGTAAGGAATCCCCATTTCCTGTCCCTATTGAAAGCATTACCCATGAATCTGTTGGCCCTGAGCAGTGGTTCTACTACACAGCATACCTCACTGGCAACACTGTTACAGTCAGACACTCAGGAGATATCAACTTCTTGTTTAAGATG GGATTCTTTGGAAAGGGCAACCTGTCCCGATCACAGCCTGAATTTAATCATAGATACCGTACAGCACGTGTTCCAAACCCAGCTGATGTAGACAGCATCATCCAGCCACGGGTCCTCAGTCACAGGGT GTTCAAACAGCACATGAAGTGGGCTGGGACAAATGTAGCTGATGAACCATCAGACTTTTCATCAGAGGACGATATAGGCATGATGGATGGCCTGGACGATCAGGTCACAGCTGACACCAAGCCAACCCAAGGAGAAGAGGATCTACATATGTCAAATACGAggaatagagatgtttcctatgaCTCACAGTCAGTGTCAATCACAAAGGGTACTGAGGTCAAAGATTTAGAGGAGGAGAAGCAAGCAGAAGGCTGGATTGATAAAAAAGAAGATAGGACTGAGGCATCATGGGACACCACAGAAGATGCAGAGTTCTGGGGGAatagtgagagtgagagtgtaaCAGAGAAGGTGGGGGATGCTTGGTCTACAGAAGGGGCAGATGTAGAGTTCTGGGGGGAAGGTGGGAGTGAGGATGTCAGGCAGAAGGATGGGGATGCTTGGACTACAGAAGGGGCAGATGCAGAGTTTTGGGGCGAGGGGGGTAGTGGGGATGTCAAGCAGAAGGATGGGGATGGTTGGACTACAGAAGGGGCAGACGCAGAGTTTTGGGGCGAGGGTGGGAGTGGAGATGTCAAGCAGAAGGAGGGGGATGGAGAACAACCTGAAGTGATGGAGGTGAGAGAGAATCCAAATGAAGACAGGCTGATGACTGTAGAACCATCCAAGTCAGAATCTGGAAACAATAAAGCAACTGTGATAAATGCCCAGACTGAGGGCAGCCATGACTGTCATAATGAAACGTGTGATATGAATTCTGTGTCAGACAATGGGACATCAGATAGAGCAAATGttaataacaaacaaatttcAAATGCAGAAACAGTTCAGACAGAGGCAAATATTCCTGAAGGAGAATCATTACGTCCAGGGGAAACCAGCCATAGGGACCTTATTCATGAAGATAGTATGCAGCAAGGATCTGTCGAAAATGGTCAGTGCAATGACCTTGACCCTGTAGAATATGACCCCTTATGTCACAGTGATGATCTTGATGGGGATGTGTTTGTGATGGCTGACAGTGATGATAATCAGACAAGACATAGAAAGACAAGAAAGAAGAAATGGCGTCCTGTATTAAAGAAAGATCCATACCCAGTTGTTGAACATCTCCTGCTTAGCTTTGAGGAG ACATTTTTCCTGTCTTATGGCCTGGGATGTTTGGTAGTAACCGATGAAAAACAG AGAAACCTCAGTCTATCATCTCTATGGCAACGGTTCTGTTCATCTCGAGCTGACTTCCGCGCCAAGTATATTGCCTACCACTATTACCGCAGCAAGGGATGGGTGCCAAAAACAGGCCTGAAATTCGGATGTGACTTCA TAGTGTACAAAGAGGGACCCCCCTTCTACCATGGCAGCTACTCAGTGCTGGTTCGACTCGTGGATGAGGAAACGCTTACAGAACACCCTGATTACGCCCACAGACCTCTGTCATGGATATCCCTAGCTGGACTGAATCGCATCACAGAACATGTGGCCAAG GAGCTCTTGATTTGCTATGTTATTAAACCAAGGGGAGTAAACGAGGAAAGCCTCATGTCTCCAGCCTGCATACCACAATTTAAAGTTCAG GAAATCCTGGTGACCAGATGGGTGTCATCACAAGAGAGGCAGGAGAAGGAGGTTGAAGAGTTTCCTTGA